Proteins co-encoded in one Rhopalosiphum maidis isolate BTI-1 chromosome 2, ASM367621v3, whole genome shotgun sequence genomic window:
- the LOC113554452 gene encoding KRAB-A domain-containing protein 2-like: MDSKWTAERDAEAVKILTDDNSINKDRRYYHIREKFELIEVAGVRRVRRKRDQRIMAVVENFTSIIRDMHVASGHKGETKTHKKIMEHYSNITMAAVKAYIANCERCAEKSKKKCTRGVVVRPILSSSLNERGQVDLVDFQSLPDGDFKFILHYKEHLTKFSIFRPLKCKKASEVAKELLNIFLTFGAPHVLQSDNGREFTADIITELASLWPDLILVNGRPRYPQSQGSVERGNCTLKDSLVAWMRDNKTAAWSYGIAFVQWGVNTTYHEAIKMTPYEAVFGQKPRIGLATKVPRQLVENIMTGTLGEDILKMLLNEDKKDNEDVQVLNTETIDLERTQDTEEVLEATTACSQHNIIPENKIEQKLEKLIKTTQKILDIESDTDKSFESINTKLDHPALKQRNIAAQNLKCQAERMVTRGKGILPPLKVGDNVLVSIPSVDRGRGDAANLLAVIIEEKDGKFRIGTKEGILSTWLERNSLAATKYCSLTTADVQQNEYSLRELVRLGSVGTGQGYRRCTCRTNCTSKKCTCKKNNMMCNLACHPGYTCQNV, from the exons atgGACTCTAAATGGACAGCAGAAAGAGATGCAGAagctgttaaaattttaactgatgacaattctataaataaagataGACGGTATTATCATATCCGtgaaaaatttgaactaaTCGAGGTAGCTGGCGTTCGACGAGTTCGACGAAAGCGCGATCAACGCATTATGGCAGTAGTTGAAAATTTCACTAGTATTATTCGTGATATGCATGTGGCCAGTGGACATAAAGGTGAAACAAAAACACACAAGAAAATAATGGAACACTATTCTAATATTACAATGGCTGCTGTAAAAGCTTACATTGCTAATTGTGAAAGGTGTgcggaaaaatcaaaaaaaaaatgtacgcgAGGTGTTGTTGTGCGGCCTATTTTATCTTCCTCTTTAAATGAACGCGGTCAAGTCGATCTTGTTGACTTTCAAAGTTTACCGGAtggtgattttaaatttatccttCATTATAAAGAACACTTaaccaaattttcaattttccgGCCATTGAAATGCAAAAAGGCTTCGGAAGTGGCCaaagaattattaaacatatttttgacgTTTGGTGCCCCTCACGTTCTGCAGTCCGATAATGGTCGCGAATTCACAGCCGATATTATAACTGAATTAGCATCATTGTGGCCCGATCTAATACTAGTAAATGGTCGGCCACGTTATCCACAAAGCCAAGGATCTGTAGAAAGAGGTAATTGTACGTTGAAGGATTCACTGGTGGCGTGGATGCGAGATAATAAAACTGCGGCGTGGAGTTACGGCATCGCCTTTGTACAATGGGGTGTTAATACGACATATCACGAAGCTATAAAAATGACTCCATACGAAGCAGTCTTTGGTCAAAAACCACGGATAGGACTGGCAACAAAAGTACCTCGACAGTtggtagaaaatataatgacaGGTACATTGGGAGAGGATATACTgaaaatgcttttaaatgaggACAAAAAGGACAATGAGGACGTACAAGTACTCAATACTGAA acaatagATTTAGAGCGTACGCAAGATACAGAAGAAGTATTAGAAGCTACTACTGCGTGCTcgcagcataatattattccagaaaataaaatagaacaaaAACTCGAGAAATTAATAAAGACCACGCAAAAAATTTTGGATATTGAAAGTGACACCGACAAA agttTTGAATCTATCAACACGAAACTCGATCATCCTGCTCTTAAACAACGCAACATTGCagctcaaaatttaaaatgtcaagcGGAAAGGATGGTAACCAGAGGCAAAGGCATCCTTCCTCCTTTAAAAGTTGGTGACAATGTGCTGGTGTCAATCCCGTCGGTAGATCGAGGGCGAGGAGATGCAGCCAACCTTCTTGCAGTTATCATAGAAGAAAAAGATGGTAAATTTCGTATTGGGACTAAAGAAGGGATTTTAAGCACATGGCTGGAACGGAACAGTCTGGCAGCTACAAAGTACTGTTCTCTAACGACTGCAGACGTTCAACAAAATGAATATTCATTACGGGAACTTGTTAGATTGGGGTCAGTTGGGACCGGACAAGGCTATCGACGTTGTACTTGTCGTACAAATTGCACATCTAAAAAGTgcacatgtaaaaaaaataatatgatgtgtaaTTTGGCGTGCCACCCAGGCTATACttgtcaaaatgtttaa
- the LOC113551430 gene encoding glutathione hydrolase 1 proenzyme-like isoform X2, with protein sequence MCIMVLCRLQSKKCIVLVGFVILIAVVSFLFVYTQNAPDGEIPDPEFALPPSSMPMGSYSNVGVVSNGGPCAQIGVDIMARGGNAVDAAIATMLCDGVLCPEYMGIGGGFLMSIYNATTKKVMTINARETAPAAATAEMFVKDPIKSMLGGLAVAVPGELKGYSTIYDLYGSGKISWESLFEPTIKLCENGIKISDRLEINMKNHEKLIKNDPFLRQAFFDEQTGHVKKAGEEYKLPKLAETMKIISVNGAEALYNGSLTHQLVEDIKKVNGIITEEDLINYEVEVKESFPVHLKSGHTIHLGPPPSSGVILAYILRILDGILPAPNPGLDAHRLVEAFKFGYGERTHLGDHNFVNVSKIYDKITSDTYIASIQSKISDKFTSLDPRYYGADFDMPENHGTANIVVTDSLGNTVVGTSTLNIYFGSGFVSPSTGINLNNEMDDFSTPGVVNFYGIPSSPANYIEPGKRPMSSMCPTIITDKNGDFVLGAGAAGGSKITLATAYVIALKLWYSMTLKEVIDKPRIYHQLVPMTVQYEYGTTKAVVQTLKDIGHPVTRLKNTIGSAATAIAKSPSGMIETMPDFRRPGNSSGY encoded by the exons ATGTGCATTATGGTTCTCTGCAG attacaATCAAAAAAATGCATTGTTCTAGTAGGATTTGTGATATTGATCGCTGTGGTTTCATTCCTGTTCGTATACACGCAAAATGCACCCGACGGCGAAATTCCAGACCCGGAATTTGCGTTGCCACCGTCAAGTATGCCGATGGGATCTTACAGCAACGTCGGCGTCGTGTCCAACGGTGGACCATGCGCACAGATTGGagt GGATATAATGGCCAGAGGAGGAAATGCCGTGGATGCTGCTATAGCAACAATGTTATGTGATGGTGTTCTATGCCCTGAATATATGGGTATCGGCGGAGGATTTTTAATGAGCATCTACAACGCAACAACCAAAAAAGTAATGACAATTAATGCACGAGAAACTGCGCCGGCTGCAGCAACTGCTGAAATGTTTGTAAAAGATCCAATCAAATCAATGCTTG GTGGCTTGGCGGTCGCTGTTCCAGGGGAACTCAAAGGCTATTCGACGATTTATGACTTGTACGGCAGCGGCAAAATTTCATGGGAATCTTTATTTGAGCCAACTATTAAGTTATGCGAAAATGGCATAAAGATCAGTGATCGTCTAGAGATAAACATGAAAAATcacgaaaaattaataaagaatgATCCATTTCTCAG acaAGCATTTTTTGATGAACAAACCGGACATGTAAAAAAAGCTGGAGAAGAGTACAAGTTACCAAAGTTAGCAGAGAcgatgaaaattatatcagtTAACGGTGCTGAAGCCTTATACAACGGATCGTTAACACATCAATTAGTGgaagatataaaaaaagtcaacGGTATTATAACTGAAGAAGACCTGATCAATTATGA GGTAGAAGTTAAAGAATCTTTTCctgtacatttaaaaagtgGACATACAATACATTTGGGGCCTCCACCTAGTTCTGGTGTAATATTAGCCTACATCCTTCGAATATTGGACGGAATATTACCAGCACCAAATCCTGGATTAGATGCACATCGATTGGTGGAGGCTTTCAAATTTGGATACGGCGAAAGAACGCATTTGGGTGATCATAATTTCGTAAACGTGTCTAAA atttacgataaaataacATCAGACACTTATATAGCTAGTATTCAAAGTAAAATATCCGATAAATTCACTTCGTTGGACCCAAGGTACTATGGTGCTGATTTTGATATGCCAGAGAATCACGGTACTGCTAACATTGTCGTAACCGATTCGTTGGGAAACACTGTTGTGGGAACCagcacattaaatatata ctTTGGTAGTGGTTTTGTGTCTCCAAGCActggtattaatttaaacaatgaaaTGGATGATTTTTCTACTCCCGGAGTCGTTAACTTTTATGGTATTCCATCCTCACCTGCCAATTATATTGAACCGGGCAAACGACCAATGTCATCAATGTGCCCGACTATAATCACTGACAAAAACGGAGACTTTGTTCTCGGGGCAGGAGCAGCAGGTGGATCGAAGATCACGCTTGCAACTGCCTac gtGATAGCCCTTAAGCTATGGTACAGTATGACATTAAAAGAAGTGATAGACAAACCTAGAATTTACCATCAACTGGTTCCTATGACCGTTCAATATGAATACGGAACGACAAAg GCAGTCGTACAAACGCTTAAGGATATTGGACATCCAGTAACAAGGTTGAAGAATACCATAGGTTCAGCAGCAACAGCTATTGCTAAATCCCCATCAGGAATGATCGAAACCATGCCAGATTTCAGACGACCAGGAAATTCGTCCGGATACTAA
- the LOC113553376 gene encoding glutathione hydrolase 1 proenzyme-like isoform X2 — MIMQQSFLTVNHVQKLELHFYFSDILKNGGNSVDAAIGTLLCDSVVCPDLTGIGGGFLMTIYNRTTNTSIFINARETAPGAANYTMYDSDPTKSLTGALAIAVPGMIRGVWASYNLYGGGVSWASLIKPTIQLCEEGIVVSKRLGANINAARDLILKTGLKKYFVNNRTGDLMQPGDIYTLSKLGQTLRVIANEGANSLYDGSLTPELIYDIQSAGGIITKEDFSNYTVLVEESFEINLKSGYKIYSGLPVGSGIILAYILRTLDGLLPTPNVELDAVRLVEAFKFAYGERSHLGDHIFVDTSEILKKVTSDMYMSSVQNNMSDQHTSTDPKFYGAEFSWSEDHGTENIAVLDSFGNAVAVTSTINTPFGSGFVSESTGIIFNNQMNDFSTPGFSNFYGYPSSLSNLIQPHKRPMSSMCPTIITDFKGDVVLVIGGAGGPKIPLATAYVSALVLWYNKTLKEAIEEPRLYHQLIPMRVDYEYGVLKPVVEKLKHVGHKMKRIMIKDKSAVTGIFKTPKGITAMSDFRQIGNVSGY; from the exons ATGATAATGCAGCAGTCGTTTCTAACGGTGAACCATGTGCAAAAATTGGAAC tgcATTTTTACTTTAGTGACATTCTGAAGAACGGTGGAAATTCAGTTGACGCAGCAATAGGTACATTGTTGTGTGATAGTGTTGTATGTCCGGATTTAACGGGTATCGGTGGAGGTTTCCTAATGACCATATACAATAGAACTACAAATAcatcgatatttataaatgctcGAGAAACGGCTCCAGGTGCCGCCAATTACACTATGTATGACAGCGATCCAACGAAATCATTAACCG gAGCACTGGCGATCGCGGTCCCTGGTATGATCAGAGGTGTTTGGGCATCATACAATTTGTATGGAGGAGGAGTTTCTTGGGCTTCTCTGATCAAACCAACAATACAGCTATGTGAAGAAGGAATCGTTGTGAGTAAACGTTTAGGAGCCAATATTAACGCAGCGAGAGATCTTATTTTAAAGACAGGATTGAA gaaatattttgtgaacaaCCGCACGGGAGATTTAATGCAACCAGGTGATATTTACACATTGTCAAAACTGGGCCAAACTCTACGAGTTATAGCAAACGAAGGTGCAAATTCTTTGTACGACGGATCACTAACACCGGAATTGATCTATGATATACAAAGTGCAGGGGGAATCATAACGAAAGAAGACTTCAGTAATTACAC cgtTCTTGTAGAAGaaagttttgaaataaatctCAAAAGCGGTTACAAAATCTATTCAGGCTTACCAGTTGGCTCTGGTATCATATTAGCTTATATTCTTCGAACATTAGACGGACTATTACCCACACCTAATGTCGAATTGGACGCTGTACGTTTGGTAGAAGCTTTCAAATTTGCATATGGTGAAAGATCACATTTGGGTGACCATATATTTGTAGACACGTCTGAA attttaaaaaaagtcacgTCGGATATGTACATGAGTAGTGTACAAAACAACATGTCTGATCAACACACATCGACAGATCCTAAATTCTACGGAGCCGAATTCAGTTGGTCCGAAGACCACGGAACAGAAAATATAGCTGTTTTGGATTCATTTGGAAATGCAGTTGCGGTCACGAGTACTATAAACACGCC ATTTGGGAGCGGTTTCGTATCAGAAAGTACgggaattattttcaataatcaaaTGAACGATTTTTCCACTCCAGgcttttctaatttttacgGATATCCATCGTCGCTGTCCAACCTCATACAACCTCATAAACGACCGATGTCCTCCATGTGTCCTACGATAATAACCGATTTCAAAGGGGACGTCGTTTTGGTTATAGGAGGCGCCGGAGGACCAAAAATCCCACTTGCTACCGCATAC gtATCTGCACTCGttttatggtataataaaacactgaaAGAAGCGATTGAAGAACCAAGATTATACCATCAGTTAATCCCTATGCGGGTCGATTACGAATACGGAGTGCTTAAG ccTGTTGTTGAAAAACTTAAACATGTCGGCCACAAAATGAAAAGAATAATGATTAAAGATAAATCGGCTGTAACTGGAATTTTTAAGACGCCCAAAGGAATAACGGCGATGTCTGATTTCAGACAAATTGGGAACGTATCTGGATATTGa
- the LOC113553098 gene encoding glutathione hydrolase 1 proenzyme-like, translating into MIIRLPSKRCSLLIGVVALLTTTVLSLFIYWQFYVKNEIQDPEFPQPPSSLPMGVYSKVGVVSNGGPCSQIGVDVMSRGGNAIDAAIATLLCDGAVCPQQMGIGGGFIMSIYNATTKKVMTINARETAPAAANTYMFVNEPTKSMYGGKAVAIPGALKGYSTIYNLYGGGVKWETLFDPTIKLCEEGITISNHLDYSLKFDEDLVKNDTMLRNIFFDENSGSMKTAGETYKLPKLAETMKILAKEGVKAIYNGSLTSKIVHDLRKADGIITKQDLADYKVEIEEAFSVNLTSGHTIHLGPPPGSGIILAYILRILDGILPAPDVGLDEHRLVEAFKFGYGERSHLGDHQFINVSQIYNKVKSDSYIESIRNKILDDFTSLDPRYYGGDFYTPEDHGTANIVVTDSMGNTVVCTSTINTFFGSGFVSPSTGIIFNNQMNDFSTPGLTNFYGIPSSPANYIKPGKRPMSSMCPTVFTDKNGDFVLGAGAAGGSKITLTTAYMAAHKLWYNNTLKEVLDKPRIYHQLVPMEIRYEYRTTKNVVQKLKEIGHPVTRMHYIEGSAASAISISSSGMIEAMTDFRRPGNTSGY; encoded by the exons ATGATCATCAG attacctTCAAAACGATGCAGCCTTCTTATTGGAGTAGTTGCATTATTGACTACCACAGTGTTGTCTCTATTCATATATTGGCAATTCTACGTCAAAAACGAAATTCAAGACCCTGAGTTTCCCCAGCCACCGTCAAGTTTGCCAATGGGAGTGTACAGCAAGGTCGGCGTTGTGTCTAACGGTGGACCCTGCTCACAGATCGGagt GGATGTGATGTCAAGAGGTGGAAATGCAATAGATGCAGCTATAGCTACTTTGTTATGCGATGGTGCAGTTTGTCCACAGCAGATGGGTATTGGTGGCGGGTTTATAATGAGCATTTACAACGCAACGACCAAAAAGGTAATGACAATCAACGCACGTGAAACAGCTCCGGCCGCAGCAAATACATACATGTTTGTAAATGAACCGACAAAATCTATGTACG gAGGAAAGGCGGTTGCAATTCCAGGGGCCCTTAAAGGCTACTCGAcgatttataacttatacggTGGTGGAGTAAAATGGGAAACATTGTTTGATCCAACCATAAAACTATGCGAAGAGGGTATAACGATCAGTAATCATTTGGATTATAGCTTAAAATTTGATGAAGATTTGGTTAAAAATGATACAATGCTCag aaacatttttttcgacGAAAACAGTGGATCCATGAAGACGGCAGGTGAAACTTATAAGTTACCGAAATTAGCAGAAACTATGAAAATCTTAGCAAAAGAAGGTGTAAAAGCCATATATAACGGATCGTTAACATCTAAAATAGTTCACGATTTAAGAAAAGCTGATGGAATTATCACGAAACAAGACTTAGCCGATTATAA gGTTGAAATCGAAGAAGCTTTTTCAGTGAATTTAACAAGTGgacatacaatacatttagGGCCACCACCTGGTTCTGGTATAATATTAGCTTATATCCTCCGTATATTAGACGGTATTCTACCGGCTCCTGATGTTGGCTTAGACGAACATCGGTTGGTAGAAGCTTTTAAATTTGGGTATGGTGAACGATCGCACTTAGGAGACCATCAATTCATTAACGTATCACAA atttataataaagtaaagtcGGATAGTTACATCGAGAGTATAAGAAATAAGATTCTTGATGATTTTACGTCGTTAGATCCGAGATACTATGGAGGTGATTTTTATACTCCAGAAGACCATGGGACAGCCAACATAGTTGTAACCGATTCAATGGGAAACACTGTCGTATGTACcagtacaataaatacatt ttttggaAGTGGTTTCGTGTCACCAAGCACTGGCATCATTTTTAACAATCAAATGAACGATTTTTCTACTCCTGGACTAACAAATTTTTACGGAATTCCATCGTCACCAGCCAATTACATAAAACCTGGAAAACGACCAATGTCTTCTATGTGTCCGACTGTATTTACCGACAAAAATGGTGACTTTGTTCTTGGAGCGGGAGCAGCTGGAGGATCAAAAATAACTCTTACTACAGCATAC atggCAGCCCataaattatggtataataatacgctGAAAGAAGTATTGGATAAACCTAGAATTTACCATCAACTTGTACCTATGGAAATTCGATATGAATATCGAACGACAAag aatgttGTGCAAAAACTTAAAGAAATTGGCCATCCAGTGACTAGAATGCATTATATTGAAGGTTCAGCAGCATCGGCTATTAGTATATCCTCTTCAGGAATGATCGAAGCTATGACAGATTTTCGTCGGCCGGGAAATACATCGggatattaa
- the LOC113551430 gene encoding glutathione hydrolase 1 proenzyme-like isoform X1: MQNKMNKIRSDDIFAPGSSSVDMSENTPILGSTKKKHRLQSKKCIVLVGFVILIAVVSFLFVYTQNAPDGEIPDPEFALPPSSMPMGSYSNVGVVSNGGPCAQIGVDIMARGGNAVDAAIATMLCDGVLCPEYMGIGGGFLMSIYNATTKKVMTINARETAPAAATAEMFVKDPIKSMLGGLAVAVPGELKGYSTIYDLYGSGKISWESLFEPTIKLCENGIKISDRLEINMKNHEKLIKNDPFLRQAFFDEQTGHVKKAGEEYKLPKLAETMKIISVNGAEALYNGSLTHQLVEDIKKVNGIITEEDLINYEVEVKESFPVHLKSGHTIHLGPPPSSGVILAYILRILDGILPAPNPGLDAHRLVEAFKFGYGERTHLGDHNFVNVSKIYDKITSDTYIASIQSKISDKFTSLDPRYYGADFDMPENHGTANIVVTDSLGNTVVGTSTLNIYFGSGFVSPSTGINLNNEMDDFSTPGVVNFYGIPSSPANYIEPGKRPMSSMCPTIITDKNGDFVLGAGAAGGSKITLATAYVIALKLWYSMTLKEVIDKPRIYHQLVPMTVQYEYGTTKAVVQTLKDIGHPVTRLKNTIGSAATAIAKSPSGMIETMPDFRRPGNSSGY, from the exons atgcAAAACAAAATGAACAAAATTCGTTCGGATGATATTTTCGCGCCGGGGAGTTCGTCGGTAGACATGTCCGAAAATACACCAATACTCGGGAgtaccaaaaaaaaacatag attacaATCAAAAAAATGCATTGTTCTAGTAGGATTTGTGATATTGATCGCTGTGGTTTCATTCCTGTTCGTATACACGCAAAATGCACCCGACGGCGAAATTCCAGACCCGGAATTTGCGTTGCCACCGTCAAGTATGCCGATGGGATCTTACAGCAACGTCGGCGTCGTGTCCAACGGTGGACCATGCGCACAGATTGGagt GGATATAATGGCCAGAGGAGGAAATGCCGTGGATGCTGCTATAGCAACAATGTTATGTGATGGTGTTCTATGCCCTGAATATATGGGTATCGGCGGAGGATTTTTAATGAGCATCTACAACGCAACAACCAAAAAAGTAATGACAATTAATGCACGAGAAACTGCGCCGGCTGCAGCAACTGCTGAAATGTTTGTAAAAGATCCAATCAAATCAATGCTTG GTGGCTTGGCGGTCGCTGTTCCAGGGGAACTCAAAGGCTATTCGACGATTTATGACTTGTACGGCAGCGGCAAAATTTCATGGGAATCTTTATTTGAGCCAACTATTAAGTTATGCGAAAATGGCATAAAGATCAGTGATCGTCTAGAGATAAACATGAAAAATcacgaaaaattaataaagaatgATCCATTTCTCAG acaAGCATTTTTTGATGAACAAACCGGACATGTAAAAAAAGCTGGAGAAGAGTACAAGTTACCAAAGTTAGCAGAGAcgatgaaaattatatcagtTAACGGTGCTGAAGCCTTATACAACGGATCGTTAACACATCAATTAGTGgaagatataaaaaaagtcaacGGTATTATAACTGAAGAAGACCTGATCAATTATGA GGTAGAAGTTAAAGAATCTTTTCctgtacatttaaaaagtgGACATACAATACATTTGGGGCCTCCACCTAGTTCTGGTGTAATATTAGCCTACATCCTTCGAATATTGGACGGAATATTACCAGCACCAAATCCTGGATTAGATGCACATCGATTGGTGGAGGCTTTCAAATTTGGATACGGCGAAAGAACGCATTTGGGTGATCATAATTTCGTAAACGTGTCTAAA atttacgataaaataacATCAGACACTTATATAGCTAGTATTCAAAGTAAAATATCCGATAAATTCACTTCGTTGGACCCAAGGTACTATGGTGCTGATTTTGATATGCCAGAGAATCACGGTACTGCTAACATTGTCGTAACCGATTCGTTGGGAAACACTGTTGTGGGAACCagcacattaaatatata ctTTGGTAGTGGTTTTGTGTCTCCAAGCActggtattaatttaaacaatgaaaTGGATGATTTTTCTACTCCCGGAGTCGTTAACTTTTATGGTATTCCATCCTCACCTGCCAATTATATTGAACCGGGCAAACGACCAATGTCATCAATGTGCCCGACTATAATCACTGACAAAAACGGAGACTTTGTTCTCGGGGCAGGAGCAGCAGGTGGATCGAAGATCACGCTTGCAACTGCCTac gtGATAGCCCTTAAGCTATGGTACAGTATGACATTAAAAGAAGTGATAGACAAACCTAGAATTTACCATCAACTGGTTCCTATGACCGTTCAATATGAATACGGAACGACAAAg GCAGTCGTACAAACGCTTAAGGATATTGGACATCCAGTAACAAGGTTGAAGAATACCATAGGTTCAGCAGCAACAGCTATTGCTAAATCCCCATCAGGAATGATCGAAACCATGCCAGATTTCAGACGACCAGGAAATTCGTCCGGATACTAA
- the LOC113553376 gene encoding glutathione hydrolase 1 proenzyme-like isoform X1 encodes MYFRNQSIKLFLIESLVLFVVILILSYRYFTLVDVFSDPMTPLPLSSIPMGQYDNAAVVSNGEPCAKIGTDILKNGGNSVDAAIGTLLCDSVVCPDLTGIGGGFLMTIYNRTTNTSIFINARETAPGAANYTMYDSDPTKSLTGALAIAVPGMIRGVWASYNLYGGGVSWASLIKPTIQLCEEGIVVSKRLGANINAARDLILKTGLKKYFVNNRTGDLMQPGDIYTLSKLGQTLRVIANEGANSLYDGSLTPELIYDIQSAGGIITKEDFSNYTVLVEESFEINLKSGYKIYSGLPVGSGIILAYILRTLDGLLPTPNVELDAVRLVEAFKFAYGERSHLGDHIFVDTSEILKKVTSDMYMSSVQNNMSDQHTSTDPKFYGAEFSWSEDHGTENIAVLDSFGNAVAVTSTINTPFGSGFVSESTGIIFNNQMNDFSTPGFSNFYGYPSSLSNLIQPHKRPMSSMCPTIITDFKGDVVLVIGGAGGPKIPLATAYVSALVLWYNKTLKEAIEEPRLYHQLIPMRVDYEYGVLKPVVEKLKHVGHKMKRIMIKDKSAVTGIFKTPKGITAMSDFRQIGNVSGY; translated from the exons atgtattttag gaATCAATCAATCAAATTGTTTCTTATAGAAAGTTTGGTGCTGTTTGTTGTTATATTGATACTTTCATATCGTTACTTTACTTTAGTAGATGTTTTCAGTGATCCTATGACTCCATTGCCACTGTCTTCTATACCAATGGGTCAATATGATAATGCAGCAGTCGTTTCTAACGGTGAACCATGTGCAAAAATTGGAAC TGACATTCTGAAGAACGGTGGAAATTCAGTTGACGCAGCAATAGGTACATTGTTGTGTGATAGTGTTGTATGTCCGGATTTAACGGGTATCGGTGGAGGTTTCCTAATGACCATATACAATAGAACTACAAATAcatcgatatttataaatgctcGAGAAACGGCTCCAGGTGCCGCCAATTACACTATGTATGACAGCGATCCAACGAAATCATTAACCG gAGCACTGGCGATCGCGGTCCCTGGTATGATCAGAGGTGTTTGGGCATCATACAATTTGTATGGAGGAGGAGTTTCTTGGGCTTCTCTGATCAAACCAACAATACAGCTATGTGAAGAAGGAATCGTTGTGAGTAAACGTTTAGGAGCCAATATTAACGCAGCGAGAGATCTTATTTTAAAGACAGGATTGAA gaaatattttgtgaacaaCCGCACGGGAGATTTAATGCAACCAGGTGATATTTACACATTGTCAAAACTGGGCCAAACTCTACGAGTTATAGCAAACGAAGGTGCAAATTCTTTGTACGACGGATCACTAACACCGGAATTGATCTATGATATACAAAGTGCAGGGGGAATCATAACGAAAGAAGACTTCAGTAATTACAC cgtTCTTGTAGAAGaaagttttgaaataaatctCAAAAGCGGTTACAAAATCTATTCAGGCTTACCAGTTGGCTCTGGTATCATATTAGCTTATATTCTTCGAACATTAGACGGACTATTACCCACACCTAATGTCGAATTGGACGCTGTACGTTTGGTAGAAGCTTTCAAATTTGCATATGGTGAAAGATCACATTTGGGTGACCATATATTTGTAGACACGTCTGAA attttaaaaaaagtcacgTCGGATATGTACATGAGTAGTGTACAAAACAACATGTCTGATCAACACACATCGACAGATCCTAAATTCTACGGAGCCGAATTCAGTTGGTCCGAAGACCACGGAACAGAAAATATAGCTGTTTTGGATTCATTTGGAAATGCAGTTGCGGTCACGAGTACTATAAACACGCC ATTTGGGAGCGGTTTCGTATCAGAAAGTACgggaattattttcaataatcaaaTGAACGATTTTTCCACTCCAGgcttttctaatttttacgGATATCCATCGTCGCTGTCCAACCTCATACAACCTCATAAACGACCGATGTCCTCCATGTGTCCTACGATAATAACCGATTTCAAAGGGGACGTCGTTTTGGTTATAGGAGGCGCCGGAGGACCAAAAATCCCACTTGCTACCGCATAC gtATCTGCACTCGttttatggtataataaaacactgaaAGAAGCGATTGAAGAACCAAGATTATACCATCAGTTAATCCCTATGCGGGTCGATTACGAATACGGAGTGCTTAAG ccTGTTGTTGAAAAACTTAAACATGTCGGCCACAAAATGAAAAGAATAATGATTAAAGATAAATCGGCTGTAACTGGAATTTTTAAGACGCCCAAAGGAATAACGGCGATGTCTGATTTCAGACAAATTGGGAACGTATCTGGATATTGa